From Pseudoalteromonas sp. Scap06:
TTCAGTTACTTCAATCACCACTCGATTGGCAGCAAGACCAAACTGTTCAATTAAATGTAAGGTTTCGCCTTTAGGGTGGCTCGGATCGAGTAGAATTTTTGGGCTGACATTTAAAAATAACTTCCCTTGCAGACTGAGTTTTACAAAATTTTCAATGGCGCGAGAACGGCATAAAAGCTCAAGCTCTGAAATCAATTGGTATTTATGAGCCGCTTCGAATAGCTTATTTGGCATGGCTAATGGACCATTTTTAGGGCCACGGCTAAGCGCTTCATACCCAATAATAGATTGCTTAGCTATATCGAAGATAGGTTGGAACAAGGTTGTTATTGCTCCTTGTTGTAAAATTGATTCTAAGACTTGTCGTTGCTCAGTCACTACTAGCTCAAATAAAAATTTAATAAGAGCAATAAAATACCAACTGAGTATGACTATTATGTGACTTATATAGGAGGCAATAAAAAACCGCTCACTAGGAGCGGTTTTGTTTTAAGAATAATTTAATCTCAATTAAGGTATTGGATCTAAATCAGCGCCTTCTTTTTCAATCACTTCTGGTATTAAATCTTCTTTACTTACGCCCATGGCAATAGCCACCGAGCTGGCAACGTAAACTGAAGAGTAAGTACCAATAAACACACCAAATAGTAGTGCAGTAGCAAAGCCATGAATGGTTTGACCGCCCCATACAAATAACGCAATCAGTACTAAAATAGTAGTGATTGAGGTTACTAAGGTACGGTTAAGTGTTTGCGTAAGCGAGATATCAATAATTTCAATCGTGTCGTCAATGCGCACTTTGCGGAAGTTTTCACGAATACGGTCTGATACAACAATGGTATCGTTTAGTGAGTAACCTATCACGGCAAGTATTGCTGCCAAAATAGTTAAGTCAAACTCTAAACCAAGCACCGAGAATAAACCAATCGTAATGATTACATCGTGTAAAAGCGCGCCAACTGCGCCCACAGCAAAACGCCATTCAAAGCGAAACGCCACATAAATTAAGATACAAATAAGTGCAGTTAACATGGCAAGGCCACCCTGCTCTTTTAAGTCTTCACCTACGCTTGGACCTACAAACTCAATGCGGCGCATTACTACGCTATCATCAGCTTGTTTAAGGGCAGCAATTACTTGGTTACCAATTACTTCTGCTTTTACATCATCACCGCGAGGGGCTAAACGGACCAGTATTTCTTGGCTTGAGCCAAAAAGCTGTACCGATGCATCAGCAAAATCATTTTCAGCTAGTACATTACGTACTTTTTTCAGATCGGCTGGTTGCGAAAACCCCACCTCAACCGCTGTACCGCCGGTAAAATCTAAGCCGAAATTTAAGCCTTTAACAAAAAGTGACGTCAGCGACGCTATAATTAATAGCGTAGAAAAGCCCATTGCCACTTTTCGAAGAGACATGAAACGAAGGGTTTTTCCGCCCAATCTTAAAATTTGCATGTCTGCTCCTTAAATTGAAAGTTTATCAACACGTTTACCGCCAATAAATAGGTTGATAACCGCACGGGTACCTATAATTGCTGTAAACATAGAGGTTAAAATACCAATTGCTAGGGTTACCGCAAAACCAGCAACAGGACCGGTACCAACAGCAAACAAGATAATCGCCGCAATTAATGTGGTGATATTGGCATCAAAAATAGTACTAAAGGCGCTATCATAACCAAAATGAACTGCTTGTTGAGGGCTGCGGCCATCGGCTAGCTCTTCACGAATACGTTCAAATATAAGTACGTTCGCATCAACTGCCATACCAACAGTCAGTACAATACCAGCTATACCCGGTAAGGTAAGCGTTGCACCAGGAATTAATGACATAACACCAATAATAAGTACTAAGTTGGCAGCCAGTGCAATATTCGCAACAAGGCCAAAACCTTTGTAGTAAATAAGCATAAAGGCCAGTACAAACGCAAAGCCAAGAGCTACAGCGGTCATACCTGCTTCAATGTTTTCTTGACCTAGGCTTGGCCCAACCGTACGTTCTTCTACAATTTGAATAGGCGCAACCAGTGCACCCGCACGTAGTAGTAAACTTAAGTTATGTGCTTCAGCTGGGTTATCAATACCGGTAATGCGGAATGAACGGTCAAGACGCGCTTGAATGGTTGCTACGTTAATAACTTCTTCCACTTTAATTGGCGGAAGTGCTTTACCGTCACTGTCTTTTTTACCTGATGGCTTGTATTCAATAAACACGGTAGCCATACGTTTACCGATAGCACGCTTGGTAAAGGCATTCATTTTTGCCCCACCTTTACTATCGAGTTTAATGCTTACTTGTGGACGCTGGTACTCATCTGCACCTGACTGCGCACCAGTAATATGGCTGCCTTCAAGAATAATGCGTTTTTTTAGTACCACAGGATAACCATCACGGCTCATGATCATTTCAGTACCCGGTGGGATACGACCTTGAGCAGCGGCGCTTATGTCAGCATTTTCGTCAACCTCACGAAACTCAAGCGTTGCCGTAGCACCTAAAATTTCTTTAGCGCGAGCGGTATCTTGAATCCCTGGTAATTGCACAATAATACGTTCAGCACCTTGACGCTGTACGTTTGGCTCTGCAACCCCAATTTGGTTGATACGGTTACGAATAATAGTTTCGTTTTGCTTGATAGCATAGTCACGAATTTCTTTTAGCTTTAGCTCACTCATAGTGGCAAAGAATGCGTTATCGTTACTGCTATCATCAATGTAAACGTTTAATGGGTAACGGCTTTCTAAAAAGCGCTCTGCAGCGTCTTTATCTTCTTCGTTACGCATTTCTACACGCATGCGCTCAGAACCAGCTACGCGGCGCACACTCCGATAACGTAGTTTTTCTTCACGCAGGTCGCTACGGAAATCTTGCTCCATCTGCTCTAACTGATTATCCACCGCAGTGACCATATCGATTTCCATGGTGAAATGTACACCACCACTTAAATCTAGGCCTAACTTCATAGGATTACCGCCCAGCGACTTTAACCAAGCCGGTTGTGCAGGAGCCATATTAATCGCTGAGATATAATCGTTACTTAGCGAGTTACGCAGTAAGTCTTGTGCTTTTAGTTGGTCTTCAACATTTTTAAAACGAACAAGAATTTGCCCATCTTCAAGCTTTGTCGATTTAGCGCTTACGTTGTCTTTTTTGAGGATTGCGTTTACTTTGTCTACAACACTGAGGTCAACATCGGTGCCTTTAGCGCCAGAAACCTGTATGGCCGGATCGCGGCCATACAGGTTTGGTGAAGCATATAAAAGGCCAATGGCTAACACAGCTAAAACAAGTAAATACTTCCAAATTGGAAACTTGTTTAACACGGGGTCGTCCTTATTATTTTTATAGCGACTTCATTGTGCCTTTAGGCAATACAGCAGATACTGCTGATTTTTGTACTGTTACTTCTGCTTGCTCATTTAATGAGATCACGATGAAGTCTTTATCTTCAGCAATTTTTACGATTTTACCCACTAAACCACCTTGGGTTAGCACTTCATCGCCTTTTGCCATCGCACTCATTAAGCTTTTATGCTCTTTTACGCGCTTTGCTTGCGGGCGGTAAATTAAAAAGTAAAAAACCAAACCAAAAATCGCTAACATAATTAGCATTTCCATACCACCGCCTGCTGCAGGTGCACCAGCGCTTGCATGCGCGTTTGAAATAAATAAACTCATAATACTTCCTCTTTAATTTTTAAATTTTAATTTGTTGTATCAGCTAGCTCTGGCACTTCTTGGCCTCGGCGAGCGTAAAAATCGTGGACAAATGTCTCTAGTTGACCTTCGCTAATAGCATTACGCAAACCTTCCATAACACGTTGATAGTATCGTAAGTTATGGATAGTGTTTAGTCGTGCACCCAAAATTTCGTTACATTTGTCTAAATGATGCAAGTAGGCGCGCGAATAATTTTTACAGGTATGGCAATCACACTCTGGATCAAGTGGACCCGTATCTGTTTTATGCACTGCGTTACGGATTTTAATGGTACCCGTTGTAATAAATAAGTGACCATTACGTGCATTACGCGTTGGCATTACACAGTCAAACATATCAATACCACGACGAACCGACTCAACTAAGTCTTCTGGCTTGCCTACACCCATTAAATAACGTGGTTTGTTTTCTGGCATTTTATAAGCACAATGATCAAGAATATTAATCATTTCATTTTTAGGTTCACCAACCGATAAACCACCAAGTGCATAGCCATCAAAACCAATCTCTTCAAGGCCCGCTTGTGATTGTGCACGAAGCTCAGGATACATACCGCCTTGAATAATACCAAACAATGCTGACGGGTTGTCGCCATGCCCTTCTTTTGAGCGCTTAGCCCAACGAAGAGAAAGCTCCATAGAGTCTTTGGCTTCTTTTTCAGTGGCAGGATATGGCGTACATTCGTCAAATATCATCACGATATCTGAGCCAAGATCACGCTGCACTTCCATTGATTTCTCTGGCGACATCATAATTTGATCACCATTAACTGGCGATTGGAACATTACGCCTTCTTCAGTGATTTTACGCATTGCGCCAAGGCTAAATACTTGGAAACCGCCTGAGTCAGTAAGAATTGGGAAGTCCCAGTTCATAAAATCGTGTAAATCACCATGCTGTTTGATGATTTCAGTACCTGGACGCAACATTAAGTGAAATGTATTGCCTAAACAGATTTGTGCACCCGTTGCTTTAACTTCATCAGGTGTCATGCCTTTAACCGTGCCATAAGTGCCTACAGGCATAAACGCTGGTGTTTCTATTACACCTCGGTCAAAAATCAAGCGACCGCGGCGTGCTTTGCCATCGGTGCAGTCTAATTCAAATTTCATAATATCCTCTGTGTCGGAAAAACAGTCCAACAAGCTATAATTTAACCGCTCGATTCTACCCTTTTTACCACCCTATTACTATTAGCAGTGATAAATTCACTGTGCTTAGGAGTAAAATAAAAACCGATAACGCTGTAAATTATTTACGGGTCAAAAACATCGCATCGCCATAGCTAAAAAAGCGATACTGTTGTTCAATCGCAGTATTGTAAGCACCCATAATATTGTCTTGCCCTGCAAAGGCACTGACCAGCATAATTAGGGTTGATTCAGGTAAATGGAAGTTGGTGACCATGGCATCAACAACGTTAAATTGATAACCTGGGAAAATAAAAATATCGGTATCACCAAAGTAAGTATCTAACTTGCCGCCATGTATTTTTGCTGCCGACTCTAGTGAGCGAACTGAAGTTGTACCTACCGCAATCACACGCCCGCCTTTAGCTTTAGTGTTTGCAACCGCATCCACCACAGCTTGCGGTACTTCAATATATTCAGAGTGCATGATGTGCTCATCAACACTTTCAACCCTAACTGGCTGGAATGTACCTGCACCAACATGCAAGGTAACAAACGCCATTTGTACGCCTTTATTTTCAAGCGCAGCCATGAGTTTATCGTCAAAATGAAGGCCTGCGGTTGGTGCAGCTACGGCGCCTGGCTTTTCACCATATACTGTTTGGTATCGCTCTCGGTCCGCTTCATTATCTGGGCGATCAATGTAAGGAGGAAGCGGCATATGGCCAACATCATTTAAAATGTCGAGCACATTTTCACTGCGGTCAAACTCAAGCTCAAATAACGTATCGTGGCGTGCCACCATAATGGCTTTTGCTTTGCCCTCTAAAATGAGTACATTGCCCGGTTTTGGCGATTTACTAGCACGAATGTGCGCAAGAACCCGGTGTTCGTCTAATACACGCTCTACCAGCACCTCAACCTTACCTCCTGATTCTTTTTGACCAAACATACGCGCAGGTATTACTTTGGTGTTGTTAAAAACCAATAAGTCGTTTTCGTTAACCAGTTCAAGAATGTCACTAAATATTTTATGCTCAACAGCACCGCTCGGCCCGTCTAAGCTTAATAAACGGCTACTAGTTCTGTCTGCTTTTGGAAAACGAGCAATTAATTCATCAGGTAAGTCAAAGCTAAAATCAGCTACGCGCATTGTTAGAATTCCACATCATTTAAAATCGCGCCAAGTGTATATCTATACTTAAACAACCACAAGGTACGTGCTAAATTACACTATAATGGTATTGCTCAATAAACTTATTTATTAAATTAAGTCAATTATTACTACAAATAGATTTAAGATTGATCGTTAGATTTAAGGCCGCTCTATAATAAATACGCTTGTTCTTAGCACTAAATATCATTACTCTTATAGTTTTACGATCTGCATTTCTCGGAGTGGTACCTAAGTGGCAAAACAGCTTAAATTGCTAATATTAAATGCAAGTAATGATGAGCGCCAGACTATACGTGCCACGCTGGAGAGGCTTAGTGTGTTTGAGTTTATTGAAGCCTCAGACAGCCAAGATGCGTTAAAAATCTTAAAGAACCAAAGCGTAAATATAATCATAACCGGATTAGATGTAGGTAAAATTGATGGCTGGCGGTTTTCACGTATGATCCGCTCTGGTTTACTTAACACGCCGAAAAATACGCCTATTTTACTTATTCCGCCCATTTATTGTGAGCGTATCGCCGAAACTACCGCACGTAGCTATGGCATAGATGCAGTACTGCCTTTTGAACGCCAAGATATATTGCCGCAAATACTAGCAAATGTGCTGTCGAGTCATTTAGAAAAAAGCAGTCGCTTAAACCTGTTGTTATTAGAACCCTTTACCAGCAGAGCATACGACATGAGTGAACAATTAAAGCTTAACTTTGCAATTACTCATGTTACTAACGAAAAAGCCGCGCTCAGTGCCTATAATCAACAGCCGTTTGCTATCGTGCTACTCGATGCCACTGCAGCACAAGCTGAGAGTTCAAATCAATTAGTAGAAAAGATTTTGCAGCATAACCCTCAGCAAGCCATTGTTACTATTATTGATAAAAACGATGCTGATTACGCTGAGCAGTTATTACTTTCTGGCGTTACCGACTTTATTCGCGCCCCTTACGATCCCTCATTTTTAAATAAAGTCTGTGATCATGCAGCGCGTCGTGAAGATTTTATGGTGAGCTATGCTGAGTTTGCTAACAAAGTGCAGCAATTAAGCATTAGTGAAGTAAAATATCGTGACCTATTTTCAGCGCATCAGCGTATTTTATTGCACCTGAACACGGTTGTACTTGAACTAGACCAACAAGGAAGTATTCGCTTTATAAACCCGGCGTGGGAATCTCTAAGTGGTTTTGGAGTTAAGTCGTCCTTACAACAACCACTCACTGCGTTTTGTACCACAGAATATAAACAGTCATTACAATCAACCATTGATGATATTTTACAAGGTGGCGCGAACAAACAAAAAATAGAAGTTAAACTGAGCCAAAAAAATGGTAACTCAGTGTGGGTAGAATGTCGGCTTCAGTTAATAAAAAATAGCAGCAACAACGCCACTATCACCGCCACACTCGATAACATTCATGAGCGCAAACAAGCAGAGTTGCAATTGCGCCATTTAGCCCTGCATGACACCTTAACAGGGCTACACAATCGTTATTATTTTGACCAACAGCTTAACTATATTTGCCAGAGCGAAAACACCCATACAAATATTGAACACGCGCTTATTTATATTGACCTTGACCACTTTAAAATAATAAACGACAGCAAAGGCCACCAACAAGGTGACATTGTTTTAAAAGAAGTGGCGCAGCTATTTATTGCCAATATTAGTAATGAGCATCTAATCTGCCGTGTCGGTGGCGATGAGTTTGCGGTGATACTTAAAAATACCAATTTATTGGATGCACATTTAATTGCAGAAGGGATTTGTAGTGCCATTGAAGGCAACCAATTTAAATCTGAAGAGCAAATCTATTCAATTAGTTGCTCGATTGGTTTAACCCAAATTACCGCTGATAACTGCGATCCAAATGAATGCTTAAAGCAGTCAGATATTGCGTTATATATTGCTAAAAATTTAGGCCGTAACTTAGTACACTGTTATTCAAAACAAGATGGTGAGAATAATGCGCTGCAAACGGGTTTAGAGTGGGGCCATGGGGTACGTCAAGCACTCCAACAAGACAGTATAGAGCTTCATTATCAACCCATTTGGGATTTTAAAACAAATCAGGTTGCCTACTTTGAAGTACTGCTAAGGTTAAAGCTAGACGACGAACTTATTTACCCTAATCAATTTATTCCCTCATTGGAAATGCTCAACGATACCTTTTTAATGGACCAATGTGTTATTCGTAACAGCATTGCGAGTGTTGCTGCACATCCAGAGCTTCTTCAGATTGCAATAAACTTATCGGCACAATCATTTTTAGATGAACGTTTACTGCCATTAATAGAATCGACCCTTGAGAAGTATCAAGTGTCTCCTGCGAAAATTATTTTTGAAATAACCGAATCGGCCAGTATTAATAATTTAGCGGCGACACGAAAAATGATTGAACGACTAAATAATTTAGGTTGCCACTTTTCAATTGATGACTTTGGCACAGGATTTAGTACCTTTAATTACCTTAAACAATTACCAGCTCAACACGTAAAAATTGACGGCTCCTTTGTACGCGATATGCTTAATGACTCCATTGATTTAGCGCTAGTAAAGGCCATAAATGACATCAGTCGCTCACTAAATAAGCGCTCTGTTGCTGAATATGTAGAAACTGCAGAAGTGTTTTTTGCACTTAAAGAAATTGGTATCGACTATGGGCAAGGCTACTTTATTGCTCGCCCTGTACCAATTGACAAGGTACTGATTGAGTTAGAAAAAATTAAAAACAACCCTATTTTTTATCAAGACACCCTCACGTCACTATAAACATTAATAAACAAATTTAAGCAATTTATTACTTTCAAATTTGCCCATCTAACCTATACTTTGCTTATCGGCAGCACAATGTCATGAAAATTAAGTGATTACCTTGATTTTACGTGACATCTTTATTTCTTATCGTCTAGATGTCTATACTGTTAAAGGTGGACATAGGGGCATGAGGAGGACGTTTATGACGCAACTAATCACGTTATTATTGTTTATACACTTTGCTATTGCGCTTCAATGTTACAAGTATGCCCAGATTAAAGGCTACCCTGTAAAAACCTTCACAGTGCTTGGGCTGGTCCCGTACTTTAATGTTGTTGTATGGGTTTACTTACTATTTTTACCGCCGCTAGAGAGCTACCACAGCCAGCATAAGCAGCCTCTATAATTCCCCGTGTTATTTAGCGTATTAATTAAAATACGCTTTTTTTACCTATTTAAAATCAACACTACACTGCTTTTTCAAAAAGACCTCTAATTGTTGGCTAAACAATTTAAAGTCACGAATGCGCCCTGTTGTTTTACGCCACAATACACCAATATCGCGATAGGCATCACCTTGCGATGGCGTAGCTAGCATGTTTTTGTTTTCTAAAATACCTGCATTAATCGCCATTTGCGGTAAAAACGTCACGCCAAGTTTATACTCAACCATACTCAATAAAGTATGTAAGCTAGCCGCCTCAAAGGGATTTATACAGCTAGAGCGATTTAAATGGCACGCACTGAGCGCATGCCCTGTCATACAATGCTCTCGCTCAAGTAAAAATACACTGGCTTCTGGTAATAAATTAAAGTCTTCAATGCCTTTGGCTGGCGTGTAATCTTTATGGTGCACTAAACTAAAGTGATCTTGTGCTAATACTTGGGTATGAAATTTATCAGTTTCGTAAGGCAGCGCTAATAATGCTAAATCAATTTGCCCATGCTCTAACTTATCAAGCAACTTATCGCTGGTGTCTTCAATCAATACCAACTCTAAATCTACAAATGTTTGCTGACAAAAGTGATACAAAGGCGCTGCAATAAAGCTCGCAATCGTAGGAATAACACCAACCGTTAATGTACCACTAAGCGGTGTTAAAAAGCTTTTAGTTAACTCTTTTAAACTAATAGTATCGTTGATTATTTTTCTTGAACGCTCAACCACCTCTTCACCAATAGTGGTAAACATTAGGCTGCGATTTTCTCGCTCTATAAGCTGACATCCTAAAGTTTCCTCTAGGTTTTGAATCGCAGTACTGAGCGTTGACTGACCAATAAAACAGGCACTTGCTGCTCGGCCAAAATGTTGATGTTGATGTACTGCTAATAAATACTGCAGCTGTTTAATACTAGGGAGATTGGTCATGTTTCTTTCCACAAATAAAAAGACCCCAACACCAAGGGCATTGAGATCTTTTCAAGCTAAAAGTCTTTTAAGTACTTTTTATTAAACCCCAAAGGCGGTTCTTAGTACGTAGAAAATAACAATAGCAAGGGCAGCACCAACTGGCAATGTAATTACCCAAGAAACTACAATATTTCTTATTACACCCATGTTAAGTGCGGCAATCCCACGTGCCATACCTACACCCAACACAGCACCTACTAGGGTTTGTGTGGTTGAAATAGGTAAGCCTGTGCCCGATGCAATAACAACGGTAGAGGCAGCGGCTAATTCAGCAGCAAAACCACGGCTTGGTGTTAAATGAGTAATACCTTCACCAATGGTTTTAATTACTTTTTTGCCTAAAATAGCAAGACCGGCAACAATACCAAAACCACCTAGTGGTAATATCCACCAAGCAATAGCGGCTTTCTTAGCAATTTCACCGTTGTTTTCAACAATGTTTACAACTGCTGCTAGAGGTCCAATTGCATTAGCAACGTCGTTAGAACCATGGGCAAATGCCATACAACAAGCGGTTAGTACCATAAGTACCGCAAATACTTTTTCTACATTGT
This genomic window contains:
- the secF gene encoding protein translocase subunit SecF — encoded protein: MQILRLGGKTLRFMSLRKVAMGFSTLLIIASLTSLFVKGLNFGLDFTGGTAVEVGFSQPADLKKVRNVLAENDFADASVQLFGSSQEILVRLAPRGDDVKAEVIGNQVIAALKQADDSVVMRRIEFVGPSVGEDLKEQGGLAMLTALICILIYVAFRFEWRFAVGAVGALLHDVIITIGLFSVLGLEFDLTILAAILAVIGYSLNDTIVVSDRIRENFRKVRIDDTIEIIDISLTQTLNRTLVTSITTILVLIALFVWGGQTIHGFATALLFGVFIGTYSSVYVASSVAIAMGVSKEDLIPEVIEKEGADLDPIP
- the tgt gene encoding tRNA guanosine(34) transglycosylase Tgt, which encodes MKFELDCTDGKARRGRLIFDRGVIETPAFMPVGTYGTVKGMTPDEVKATGAQICLGNTFHLMLRPGTEIIKQHGDLHDFMNWDFPILTDSGGFQVFSLGAMRKITEEGVMFQSPVNGDQIMMSPEKSMEVQRDLGSDIVMIFDECTPYPATEKEAKDSMELSLRWAKRSKEGHGDNPSALFGIIQGGMYPELRAQSQAGLEEIGFDGYALGGLSVGEPKNEMINILDHCAYKMPENKPRYLMGVGKPEDLVESVRRGIDMFDCVMPTRNARNGHLFITTGTIKIRNAVHKTDTGPLDPECDCHTCKNYSRAYLHHLDKCNEILGARLNTIHNLRYYQRVMEGLRNAISEGQLETFVHDFYARRGQEVPELADTTN
- a CDS encoding EAL domain-containing protein, whose amino-acid sequence is MAKQLKLLILNASNDERQTIRATLERLSVFEFIEASDSQDALKILKNQSVNIIITGLDVGKIDGWRFSRMIRSGLLNTPKNTPILLIPPIYCERIAETTARSYGIDAVLPFERQDILPQILANVLSSHLEKSSRLNLLLLEPFTSRAYDMSEQLKLNFAITHVTNEKAALSAYNQQPFAIVLLDATAAQAESSNQLVEKILQHNPQQAIVTIIDKNDADYAEQLLLSGVTDFIRAPYDPSFLNKVCDHAARREDFMVSYAEFANKVQQLSISEVKYRDLFSAHQRILLHLNTVVLELDQQGSIRFINPAWESLSGFGVKSSLQQPLTAFCTTEYKQSLQSTIDDILQGGANKQKIEVKLSQKNGNSVWVECRLQLIKNSSNNATITATLDNIHERKQAELQLRHLALHDTLTGLHNRYYFDQQLNYICQSENTHTNIEHALIYIDLDHFKIINDSKGHQQGDIVLKEVAQLFIANISNEHLICRVGGDEFAVILKNTNLLDAHLIAEGICSAIEGNQFKSEEQIYSISCSIGLTQITADNCDPNECLKQSDIALYIAKNLGRNLVHCYSKQDGENNALQTGLEWGHGVRQALQQDSIELHYQPIWDFKTNQVAYFEVLLRLKLDDELIYPNQFIPSLEMLNDTFLMDQCVIRNSIASVAAHPELLQIAINLSAQSFLDERLLPLIESTLEKYQVSPAKIIFEITESASINNLAATRKMIERLNNLGCHFSIDDFGTGFSTFNYLKQLPAQHVKIDGSFVRDMLNDSIDLALVKAINDISRSLNKRSVAEYVETAEVFFALKEIGIDYGQGYFIARPVPIDKVLIELEKIKNNPIFYQDTLTSL
- the queA gene encoding tRNA preQ1(34) S-adenosylmethionine ribosyltransferase-isomerase QueA; amino-acid sequence: MRVADFSFDLPDELIARFPKADRTSSRLLSLDGPSGAVEHKIFSDILELVNENDLLVFNNTKVIPARMFGQKESGGKVEVLVERVLDEHRVLAHIRASKSPKPGNVLILEGKAKAIMVARHDTLFELEFDRSENVLDILNDVGHMPLPPYIDRPDNEADRERYQTVYGEKPGAVAAPTAGLHFDDKLMAALENKGVQMAFVTLHVGAGTFQPVRVESVDEHIMHSEYIEVPQAVVDAVANTKAKGGRVIAVGTTSVRSLESAAKIHGGKLDTYFGDTDIFIFPGYQFNVVDAMVTNFHLPESTLIMLVSAFAGQDNIMGAYNTAIEQQYRFFSYGDAMFLTRK
- a CDS encoding hydrogen peroxide-inducible genes activator, which gives rise to MTNLPSIKQLQYLLAVHQHQHFGRAASACFIGQSTLSTAIQNLEETLGCQLIERENRSLMFTTIGEEVVERSRKIINDTISLKELTKSFLTPLSGTLTVGVIPTIASFIAAPLYHFCQQTFVDLELVLIEDTSDKLLDKLEHGQIDLALLALPYETDKFHTQVLAQDHFSLVHHKDYTPAKGIEDFNLLPEASVFLLEREHCMTGHALSACHLNRSSCINPFEAASLHTLLSMVEYKLGVTFLPQMAINAGILENKNMLATPSQGDAYRDIGVLWRKTTGRIRDFKLFSQQLEVFLKKQCSVDFK
- the yajC gene encoding preprotein translocase subunit YajC, with product MSLFISNAHASAGAPAAGGGMEMLIMLAIFGLVFYFLIYRPQAKRVKEHKSLMSAMAKGDEVLTQGGLVGKIVKIAEDKDFIVISLNEQAEVTVQKSAVSAVLPKGTMKSL
- the secD gene encoding protein translocase subunit SecD — encoded protein: MLNKFPIWKYLLVLAVLAIGLLYASPNLYGRDPAIQVSGAKGTDVDLSVVDKVNAILKKDNVSAKSTKLEDGQILVRFKNVEDQLKAQDLLRNSLSNDYISAINMAPAQPAWLKSLGGNPMKLGLDLSGGVHFTMEIDMVTAVDNQLEQMEQDFRSDLREEKLRYRSVRRVAGSERMRVEMRNEEDKDAAERFLESRYPLNVYIDDSSNDNAFFATMSELKLKEIRDYAIKQNETIIRNRINQIGVAEPNVQRQGAERIIVQLPGIQDTARAKEILGATATLEFREVDENADISAAAQGRIPPGTEMIMSRDGYPVVLKKRIILEGSHITGAQSGADEYQRPQVSIKLDSKGGAKMNAFTKRAIGKRMATVFIEYKPSGKKDSDGKALPPIKVEEVINVATIQARLDRSFRITGIDNPAEAHNLSLLLRAGALVAPIQIVEERTVGPSLGQENIEAGMTAVALGFAFVLAFMLIYYKGFGLVANIALAANLVLIIGVMSLIPGATLTLPGIAGIVLTVGMAVDANVLIFERIREELADGRSPQQAVHFGYDSAFSTIFDANITTLIAAIILFAVGTGPVAGFAVTLAIGILTSMFTAIIGTRAVINLFIGGKRVDKLSI